The following proteins are co-located in the Hemitrygon akajei unplaced genomic scaffold, sHemAka1.3 Scf000116, whole genome shotgun sequence genome:
- the LOC140723506 gene encoding uncharacterized protein, with protein sequence MAHQRVQTGERPFTCSDCGKGFTCSSQLKVHQRVHTGERPFTCSDCGKGFTQSSNLQIHQRVHTGEKPFNCLDCGKGFIQAASLLKHQRVHTGERPFTCSDCGKGFTQSSHLQSHQRVHTGEKPFTCSDCGKGFSQLSNLQSHQQVHTGEKPFTCSKCGKEFTQSSDLLAHQRVHTGERPFTCSDCGKGFTCSSQLKVHQRVHTGERPFTCPECGKGFTQSSNLQIHQRLHTGEKPFTCPDCGKGFIQAASLLKHQRVHTGEKPFTCSDCGKGFTQSSHLHSHQRVHTG encoded by the coding sequence atggctcaccagcgagttcaaactggggagaggccattcacctgctcggactgtgggaagggattcacttgctcatctcaactgaaggtacatcagcgagttcacactggagagaggccattcacctgctcggactgtgggaagggattcactcaatcatccaatctacagattcaccagcgagttcacactggggagaagccgttcaactgcctagactgtgggaagggattcattcaggcaGCCAGcctactgaaacaccagcgagttcacactggggagaggccgttcacctgctcagactgtgggaagggattcactcagtcatcccacctacagagtcaccaacgtgttcacacaggggagaagccattcacctgttcagactgtggaaagggattctctCAGTTATCCAATCTACAGAGTCAccaacaagttcacactggggagaagccattcacctgctcaaaatgtgggaaagaattcactcagtcatctgatctgctggctcaccagcgagttcacactggggagaggccgttcacctgctcagactgtgggaagggattcacttgctcatctcaactgaaggtacatcagcgagttcacactggggagaggccattcacctgcccagaatgtgggaagggattcactcaatcatccaacctacagattcaccagcgacttcacactggggagaagcctttcacctgcccagactgtgggaagggattcattcaggcaGCTAGCCTActgaaacatcagcgagttcacactggggagaagccgttcacctgctcagactgtgggaagggattcactcagtcatcccacctacatagtcaccaacgagttcacactgggtag